ttccgggttggatgcgcgctgtgttaagaagcagtgtggcttggttgggttgtgtatcggaggacgcatgactttcaaccttcgtctctcccgagcccgtacgggagttgtagcgatgagacaagatagtagctactaacaattggataccacaaaattggggagaaaaaagggttaaaaaaataaacactttGAACTCTTATACACTAAAGAAGTAATACCTCCTAGCCGTCGCGTTAGCGCAGCAACTATAGACATGGGCTATGAGAGGGCGGACTGAGTATCTATTCTGCCACACAGCGACGGTACTACCAAGTATCCATTCTACCTccagacattcttcaaaggacaacccTTTGGGGGGCAGGGtttcattttccttttccaaatgggcggttatttagaatgcatgattctgtatttacgatagagtaGCTGAATAGATACATAGtttctccctttgttcctcagtcttcccgctctttcattcaaaaccCCACCCCATTTCTTTGTGTAACGAGCtcatatctgttccgtccacTAGGggcgttttcctttatgacatagaATTGAgcatacattgattacaaattatgtatatgtaattctgtgtgattattcaggtatttagtaaataaattaaaccaaattttgtattgcagcttcaacttgttagccagggttcgtgaagatatctgaaagttgtaaattcttggttgaGACTAAACAAGGTGATGATTAAATATGGACTGCTATTGATGTGAaagattactaggtctttaagagtattttcagaagataacagctctataaacattattttgtggtgccccgactttctagttaattacattcacCTGATTAGATTAATCAGGTAATATGAATTaaagagaaattattttatataatagcatgtcatatcacttaatccggcatagccaaagatacacctgttttagagaaatgtcatcatcgaatattgtaagagcttaaTTTTCTGCTTATATGCCTCATTTATCCTACGGTTCCGACTTGGTTTACAGGGAGAATACTGGACGAACTggccatgttctgaattctgtcgctgtacatttcaaaagtgctgaacaaatagacTATGTCCGTCCAAGCTCGTTCATTGTCTTAATCGAAaatacggattgcctcttatccgctcgtgaatgatgcgtcttgccatagagatccTTCATTATTGACAAAATTACACTGATTAGCCCAAGGGGAGCGCTGCATCATTTCTGGGGACGACACGTTTACTTTTAGCTTGTTTCATCATCCTTTTCAAAAGGATCATAACACCAACTCTAAATCACACACCAAATTAAAATCAAGAATTTTACAAGTTCCAAGTTTATTATCAAGTTCTTAGAAAACATACAAATGATGTCACAGCTTCAGGTCTTCAGGCACGGGTCAGTCGTGATAGACAGGTACACTGACCAATGAGATAATTCCTTCTGGCCCTTCCCTTTTGTAGAGTTAGGGCAGATGAGAGGAAAAGTGAGCATTATACAGTCACTCAGACCACAGCATACACATTCTAAGGAAATAAACTCCGAATCAAAGGGTTCTGTGTCTCCTGTGTTTAGAACTACATTCATTTCCCCAGCATACTCACCGTTATATGATCAGGTACAGTAGAAACCATTTCAAAACCACCATGTCATCCACTCTGCTGATGTCACAATGAGAGAAAACTGTCagtcttttttttgttgcaacaAATGTGTGCTCTTGAACAATTGTATCCCGCGATGTCACAATAAGAGAACATTTAATTCTGCAACGTCACAAAAAGGTGTGACATTGTGAGGGCATAAGCAAGTATTATTTCATTTGATGTCAGAGTATTGACAGCTCATAAGGAGAGTGGGTGCCTCACAACAGCCTAAAATGGCTTCCCCTCCCCACCATCTGCACGTCACATAGTAGCTTAGCTATCCAAAGCGATATAGTATTGCCTTCTCCTAGATTTTCTCATCAGTGTAGTtgaaggagaggaagccacttcaCACCATTGCAATTCTGTGTCAACCTATAGAGGTTGCATAAAAAAGTTACATAAGTGCGTCGGCCAAATGTTGGTTTCCTTCCCGTCACAAACACACACGATGAAAGAGCAAAAGAGAGAACTAAACAACAGTTAATAACACACTACTTGTAACCAATACAAGAGAAAACATAAGAATGTCTATATAGAAAGTTTTTTTTCTTTTGAAACTTAACAAGGTGTTGAAAACACAATTTACATGCCATAACAAGGTTTGGCACTTTTTCTTTTGCAGAGGAAAGGTACAAAAAAAATTGCTTGCTTTTTAAAAACAATCTCCCAAACAGGATGTTTTTGCATCTTTTTGCTACCATGTCAGTTTGCAGATACTTCTGAGGCTATGGTGGCAGAGCTTAGAGTAACAGAACGACTGGTGATAAGcagagagaaaagaaacagaACCAGGAAAAGTGGATGTCTATGGTTTCCTTCTTTCTGCCTCCAAACCCTGGATGTCACAGAATAGGGGGGGGCAGAGTAGACCGTCGAAGGCAAGGAGATTCCATGGCCACCATCAGACTGTGATATTTGGCATATTCACACACCTAATGGCCGAGTCAGCCATCACTCATGAGATTCAGTGGGTCCTGACCAACAGGGGCTACAGGAGGAGTGTTCCTGCCCCCCGGCTCATGGAAGGTTGGACAGTGCGTGTCGGGCCAAGTTGATATTCAAGCTGCTGAAGTGTAGTGCAGCCGATTCCTGTGCTGTGTTCTGCTGACGCGTGTCATACTGAAGTCGAAATAGAACGCAGGTCAGTGATCCTATTATTACTAATTCTATGGGGCTTACTGAGCTGATATCACAGAACTTTCACTGTGATGTCACAAGAAGAGAACACTGCTCCTCCCGTCAGGATTATGATGTAATAGTTTGATGATGTAACAGTGGTACAACAAACAGAACACTGATGCAGAGTGTGTGGAGAAGCAAAACTGGatctcaaatggcatcctatcccCCACATACTAGTGCACTATGTGGGGAATAAGGTGTGATTTGAGACTTGGCTAGAGCCTGCCGTGTCCTCCTATGTGATCTTCAGAGTGCTGCCGTAGGTCTGCTGTACCACCACCTGCACGTTGTCCAGGATGAAGTCAAAGGCCATGCTCCATACAGACTCCACAGACTGCTGCATCAACCTGCAATCACATAGGATACATGAAAATATATTAATGGGAACAGAGGAGAAAACTGAAAAGTACCAGCCTTGGCCCAGTGGTCCGTGTCTGTCAAACTGAGTAGAGGGGAGAGTTAAACCATGAGTGGACCGTACCTCTTCATGTACTTGATGACCAGGTCAAGTTTCTCCAGGTCTTTGTCCTCGATCAGATCAGTGCAGTACTTGACCACCTGCAGAATGTCCTCCTCCATGGGTTCTGAGGACGGGGGGGAAAGGACAAAGACCTGGATTTTCACACACAACCACATCATTAACAAACAGTCAAATGCACAACTACTACTATATGACAGCAAACGTCCCATTATTCCCAGAGATGGTACTGACCGACCCACTCCCCCTTCTGTCCCAGAGATGGTACTGACCGACCCACTCCCCCTTCTGTCCCAGAGATGGTACTGACCGACCCACTCCCCCTTCTGTCCCAGAGATGGTACTGACCGACCCACTCCCCCTTCTGTCCCAGAGATGGTACTGACCGACCCACTCCCCCTTCTGTCCCAGAGATGGTACTGACCCACTCCCCTTCTGTcccacccacccactcccccTTCTGTCCCAGAGATGGTACTGACCGACCCACTCCCCTTCTGTCCCAGAGATGGTACTGACCGACCCACTCCCCTTCTGTCCCAGAGATGGTACTGACCGACCCACTCCCCTTCTGTCCCAGAGATGGTACTGACCGACCCACTCCCCCTTCTGTCCCAGAGATGGTACTGACCGACCCACTCCCCTTCTGTCCCAGAGATGGTACTGACCGACCCACTCCCCTTCTGTCCCAGAGATGGTACTGACCGACCCACTCCCCCTTCCCCAGagatggtctgtcccagagatgGTACTGACCGACCCACTCCCCCTTCTGTCCCAGAGATGGTACTGACCGACCCACTCCCCCTTCTGTCCCAGAGATGGTACTGACCGACCCACTCCCCTTCTGTCCCAGAGATGGTACTGACCGACCCACTCCCCCTTCTGTCCCAGAGATGGTACTGACCGACCCACTCCCCCTTCTGTCCCAGAGATGGTACTGACCGACCCACTCCCCTTCTGTCCCAGAGATGGTACTGACCGACCCACTCCCCCTTCTGTCCCAGAGATGGTACTGACCGACCCACTCCCCCTTCTGTCCCAGAGATGGTACTGACCGACCCACTCCCCCTTCTGTCCCAGAGATGGTACTGACCGACCCACTCCCCCTTCTGTCCCAGAGATGGTACTGACCGACCCACTCCCCTTCTGTCCCAGAGATGGTACTGACCGACCCACTCCCCTTCTGTCCCAGAGATGGTCCCACTGACCGACCCACTCCCCTTCTGTCCCAGAGATGGTACTGACCGACCCACTCCCCCTTCTGTCCCAGAGATGGTACTGACCGACCCACTCCCCCTTCTGTCCCAGAGATGGTACTGACCGACCCACTCCCCTTCTGTCCCAGAGATGGTACTGACCGACCCTGTCCCAGAGATGGTACTCCCCTTCTGTCCCAGAGATGGTACTGACCGACCCACTCCCCCTTCTGTCCCAGAGATGGTACTGACCGACCCACTCCCCCTTCTGTCCCAGAGATGGTACTGACCGACCCACTCCCCCTTCTGTCCCAGAGATGGTACTGACCGACCCACTCCCCCTTCTGTACCAGAGATGGTACTGACCGACCCACTCCCCCTTCTGTACCTGATATGGTAGTGACCCATTCTCTGAGTAGTGTTCGGACGTCCGTGAAATCACAGGCTCCAGCCAGGGTGGGTTCAGGGCGAGGGGTGAACTTAGACAGAGTCTCTGGGACATCCTGCTTTAGGGAGGATGTGGAAGGTCCATTCTCCAGCTGGTTGGGGGTCAGTTCAGGCCAATCATAAAGCATCAGTACAAATCCATTCAGAAAAAATTTCAAACTGACCTTGGATAAGTGTCTAGGGGCTCACCTTGAGGCCGTTGGATAGGTCCCTCGATCTGAGCGGGTGCTGTAGGGCTTTGGCAGGGCTGTTTCCTGGTGGGTGGGGCCTCTTTAGAGGAGAGGGGCCTTTCTTAATGGGGCTGGAGTTGGTGTTCTTCTTCTTGTAGCGCCTCTTCACCCGACCCACTCCAACCTGCTTCAGCTGCAACAGGGGGTTCCTCTGCTCTgctacagagaaagaggggttgagagagaggagggagaacaaagGAGGCAAGGAAAGGAGATTGAGAAATAAGGGGGTAATGCAAAGAGGGTTGAATTTGATCATTAGTGGAACGTCTACGGTTCTTTCCAGTGTATTGTATGAACATACTGTATTCTGCTCTACATCTCTGGTCTTACCCATGATGATCCCTTGGGCCTGGGCGGTCTCTCTGCGGCTGTACGCTGAACGCAGTTCCTCCTGGAGCTCTCTGGGGAGCGCTGCAAACACCTCCGGGTCAACCTATAGAGAGagaatatttgtgtgtgtgtgtgtaatgggacTATTGGCGttaatgagaatgtgtgtgtgtgtaatgggacTATTGGCGttaatgagaatgtgtgtgtgtgtacctgggaaAAGTCAGGCAGTTCCAGTATGATGCCCGTGGAGCCAGGCTGTCCAGGCTGGTTGGGGATCTGAagcaccagtgttcctacagGAAGGGCAGCcggggtaggaggagaggagggggaagaaagaagggatgAGGGGTGAGGGCTAGAGGGGTGGTGGTGTGACCCATTGTGggatctctctttttctctgtgggTCCAGGAGCGCTCCACCTGTTCTCTCAATTCTGCAGGCAAGGCGTCCAACACTGACCTGTccacctggcacacacacacacacacatacataaggGCACTTTCAAACTGCCGAAAACAATGCATCAAAAACATAGCCAACCCAATGGATTTTCAATGACAGCAATGTACTGGTGAACTAGGAGTGGAGAACCTGTGAAGGAGAGGGGACCTCGATGCTGAGATTGAGGCGTGTCCGAACATGGTTAGGTGTGCGTGTAGAGGGCAGCGGCTCTTCTTTACTTGTCCCTGGGATTGGATCTGCAGGTGAAGGAGGGCGGAGAGTGGAGCAGGGGGGTGGGACTCTGGCAGAGGAACTCTTCCCCTGATTGGTGGTTGAGTCAGCAACAGGAGCATCAGCTAGCGAatctgaagagagagagcagaggttgATGTATGGCTTCTTGAGATAATCACTAAcaagatctcacacacacacacacctacctgtgTGGTTGTGTTGGGCGGGGGGCCGCTGGGCCAGAAGCATGTCTCTGATGGAGCGTGTTTTAGGGCCAGAGGGGTCATAGGGGGCTGAGTGAGCGCCATCAAGGAGCTGCACCTGAAGGCCCACCCCCCTCAGGTCCTGCACCTCCAGCCTCATTGAGTGGAACAGCTTGATGACCTCACTGGCTATCAGCTGACCACTGTCTGTCGACTGGGCCAGGGTCACTGacctgagagaggggagagagaagagaaggacagAAATGGATAAGGAAAGAGGTGAGTGAATTATGTCCCCTCAGTGTGTAACCCTGTCCATTGCGCTCTCACCTGGCCAGATTGTCACAGATGCCGTGACCCCCATATTTGGATGGCTCCACCGGGGCCCCCACCTTACGCACCATGACCTTTAGGGTCAGTCTGCGACCCCTGAGCCCTGCGCCCTGAAGACGCTTCTGTACCTCCATGGACAGGTTGCTCAGGAACGACTCCGCCTCGTCCACCTGGTGAGAGAGAATATGGAGAATTCAGAGAACGACAGAATGGAGTAACAGAAAAGCACCTTGAGCTGTTGAAGAACATCGGTTCTACAAAATATTCCATTCTGAACGAGTGTTCTGCCTCCTTGAATAAGCCTTGGTTCTGACAAGCCAGTTATGAAACCAGTTATGACCTGTGTAGAGCAGACAAAATCAAACAAGCTCTAACCACTGTAAACCAAATCTGGTCCTTACCTGTGTGAAGCGGATGTTGTAGTTCATCTCTGCCGAGACAGACTTCCTTTCCTTCTCGCTGCGTACGGGCCGGTCGTCGAGACCTCGGCAGAACCTGAAGAGGGTCTGCCCGGTGCGAGGGCCAAACTCCTTCTGCAGTTGCTGTAGAGACACCTGCTGCAGGTCCCCACACGACCTCACACCCAGAGACGCCAGCTTGGCGCCCATAGAACGGCCCACACCTGAGATTGGTGAGGGGAAGAGGGTTGGGTAGAGGTGGTGAAACACACCACCAGAAAGATGTTCAGTTGCAGTGTCCACCAGGTGGTGCTGTAGTGTCCTCACCTGGCAGGCTAGTGACCCTGTGGTCCCTGATGAAGTCGTCCACTTCCTCTGACCTCAGGAGGTACTGTCCGTCCGGCTTGGCCTTCCGGGTCGCCATCCTCGCCAGCAGGATGTTGGACCCTGGAGAAGTCAGAGGTGACAGGTCACAAGTGTGACTGAGTGGGAGGGAAACTATGCTTAACAATGGCAGTCAACTCCCCTTGCTCCCCTAGAAGTTCAGGGTCGCGTTCAGTAGAGCACaagcacactgtagcaaaacattttgaagTGGAAAATGAAAAGGAGCATTTGTTATTGGACAAGCCCAGATAACAGTGAGGGACTATTTCAGTCTGTTTTCTGCCATTTGGTGCATAATAAACAACCTAGGTAGTAGTGCCCGCTCCGTTTGCAAATCTTTCCTCCCGTTGTGCCTACAGAACATTACCAAGGGGTGGTAGAGGAAGGCGTGGCACCACTCACCCATGCCCACCGAGGCAGTGCACCCAGTCCTCTCCCTGACATCTGTCCGGATGGCGCTGGCCAGCTCTTCAGGTGTAGCACCCAACTCAGCCAGCAGGGCAGAGCAATCCACCAACGCCTCGTCACAACTCAGAGCCTCAATGTTGTGAGTATAACTACGGGGGGGTGAAATCAATTTGTTGTTTATCAGATGATTGTGCTACGATCCTGACAATAACAAAGGAATCAGAGTGGTCAGAGGTCATGACTAACAgcgggaggtgagagagaaaatTAGATGGGAGGATCTGTAAATCCCTACATCCGTACCTGGCGAGGGTCTCGTACATAGCCAGAGCCACCTCCTTGTAAGCCTGGAAGTCATAAGGGACAGACTGCAGGGAAGGACACAGCTGTTTGGCCTGGCCAAAAAACATCCCATTCCTCACTCCTGCCTGCCTGACAGAAGGAAAATAAAAAAGGAGACCAGATTACTAAAGGGTAGAGGGTATGTATGGAACCTGGCCTCGTTGGAAAGCACTTCTGACCCATCAGGAATGCACAGCGGACACAAGATAGACACACTTCCAGATACCAAAGAAAATATCCCTTTTCTCTGGAAACTATGTTAATATACTATTTTAAACTTAGTGCTTAGAACAGCCAATTATATTTCCACCAACCATTTCATTTGTTAGGCTTCTTTTTGACAATTTGAGGGTTAAAAGGGTCCATTTGAGGGTTAAACTAATGCATTCTGGGAAATGTAGCATTTCCCCCATATTGATCTAAATTAAAATAATTTCATATAAATATAGAATATTTGCACAGGTTTTTTCCTTGATCATTCGTTTAAAAAAAATTTGTCCTGAAAATCAATTGTTTCAAACATTATTTTACATGCATGTATATAATGACATGATTGATGTTTTATGTACAAGATGTTATTCGTATAGACTACACCTAATATAGAAGAATTTGAATTTCACAGAATTAAATTATATTTCCTTTAATTCAAACATGTTTACTACGCTAATTCAAATTCAACGAGGCATTTGAGCCCAACCCTGAGTGAGTATGTAGAGAGATCGAGAGAGTTACCTGGCCTCGTAGCTACAGGAGGCAATCTCAGCCATAGAGAGGCAAGTTGTGTCCGGGTCCACACCATTGCCGTGGGAGACGTGACTCTCGGCCGAGGTCATTTCCTCCAGGTCCCCATCCTTCCTCTCCGAGACACCTGCATGGGAGTATTTCCTCTGATAGTACTGCAGCTCCAGCTGGCGGTCAACACCAGGTCTCTGGGCCACTCTGCCTGGACCACGGTTACTGGTCACAGCTACTGGCTTccctgagggggaggagaggaggtgggcgGTTAGAGGGGACAAttcattcgacctcatggcttgattttttgggggggtcccacagttgacagcactgtcgactgtgggaccttatatagacaggtgtgtaccttttcaaatcatgtccaatcaatttcatttaccacaggtggactccaaattgtagaaacatctcaaggctgATCAGTGGAGAtgggatgcacccgagctcagttgagtctcatagcaaagggtctgaatactttttttatcttcatcaaaactataaaataatgtagtaaccaaaaaaaaagtgttaaacaaatcatatttgatattttagattcttcagtatccaccctttgctaaaagtgtgcaaagctgtcatcaaggcacttttttggttactacatgattccatatgtgttatttcatagttttagatgtattcactattattctacaatgtagaaaacagtaaaaataaagaagaaccctggaatgagtaggtgtgtgagATGGATCTATCTTCAGGTTGGCTCGCTTAATATAACCGGCGCCAGAGATGCGGGAAAGCAGAGTCTGTTGGGTGAAAACaccaccattcaaaagtttggggtcactgagaaatgtccttgtttttgaatgaaaaacacattttttgccATTTAAAATgacaaattgatcataaatacagtgaagacattgttaatgttggaaatgactattgtagctggaaatgtcagattttttttatggaatatctacataggcgtacagaggcccattatcagcaaccatcactcctgtgttccaatggcacgttgtgttagttatcaaatcaaagtttgtcacgtgcgccgaatacaacaggtgtaggtagacctcacagtgaaatgcttacttacaggctctaaccaatagtgctaaaaaggtattaggtgaacaataggtaagtaaagaaataaaacaacagtaaaaagactggctatatacagtagcaaggctataaaagtagcgaggctacatacagttaccggttagtcaggctgattgaggtagtatgtacatatggttatctaatccaagtttataattttaaaaggctaattgatcattagaaaagcatcagcatttgtgggttcgattacaggctcaaaatgaccagaaataaagccctttcttctgaaactcgtcagtctattcttgttctgagaaattgaggctattccatgtgagaaattgccaagaaactagaGATCTCATACACTgcggtgtactactcccttcacagaacggTGCTAActagctctaaccagaatataaatagtgggaggccccggtgcacaactgagcaagagtacattagagtgtttagcttgagaaacagacgcctcacaagtccaaCTACCAGCTCCATTAAATAGTAATCTCAGACTggcaaaaaaatttttttttaaataaataaaaaaactggacagaggaagattggaaaacagtgttatggacagacaaatctaagtttgaggtgttcggatcacaaagaagaacatttgtgagatgcagatcaaatgagtggaggaggagtgtttGACACCAATGTCAAGCATGGTTGAGGCAATGTGAtgttctgggggtgctttggtggtggtaaattttgagatttgtacagggtagaAGGGATCTTGAaggaggaaggctatcactccattttgcaacgccctaccctgtggacggcgcttaattggagccaatttcctcctacaacaggaaaGCACAGCTCTAAACTACgtaagaactatttagggaagaagcagtcagctggtattctgtctatgaTGGAgtagccagcacagtcaccggatcacaaccctattgagctgttgtgggagcagcttgaccgtatggtacgtaagaagtgcccatcaagctaATCCAACtggtgggaggtgcttcaggaagcatggggtgaaatctcttcagattacctcaacaaattgacaactagaatgcccaaggtctgcaaggctgtaattgttgcaaatggaggattctttgacgaaagcaaagtttgaaggacaattattatttcaattaaattatttataaccttgtcaacgtcttgactacaTTTCCTAATCATATGGCAaatcatttcatgtatgttttcatggaaaacaaaaacatttctaagtgacgccaaacctttgaacggtagtgtgtgtgtgtgagatttatatacaccttagccaaatacagtgccttgcgcaagtattcggcccccttaagttaatactttatagcgccaccttttgctgcgattacagctgtaagtcgcttggggtatgtctccatcagttttgcacatcgagagacattttcttcccattcctccttgcaaaacagctcgagctcagtgaggttggatggagagcatttgtgaacagcagttttcagttctttccacagattctcgattggattcaggtctggactttgacttggccattctaacacctggatatgtttatttttgaaccattccattgtagattttgctttatattttggatcattgtcttgttggaagacaaatctccatcccagtctcaggtcttttgcagactccatccatcttcccatcaattttaaccatcttccttgtccctgctgaagaaaagcaggcccaaaccatgatgctgctgccaccaccatgtttgacagtggggatggtgtgttcagggtgatgagctgtgttgcttttacgccaaacataacatttagcattgttgccaaaaagttcaattttggtttcacctgaccagagcaccttctccacatgtttggtgtgtctcccaggtggcttgtggcaaactttaaacaacactttttatggatatctttaagaaatggctttcttcttgccactcttccataaaggccagatttgtgcaatatacaactgattgttgtcctatggacagagtctcccacctcagctgtagatctctgcagttcatccagagtgatcatgggcctcttggctgcatctctgatcagtcttctccttgtatgagctgaaagtttagagggacggccaggtcttggtagatttgcagtggtctgatactccttccatttcaatattatcgcttgcacagtgctccttgggatgtttaaagcttgggaaatctttttatATCCAAATCCGTCTTTAAACCTCTTCAcgacagtatctcggacctgcctggtgtgttccttgttcttcatgatgctc
This sequence is a window from Oncorhynchus gorbuscha isolate QuinsamMale2020 ecotype Even-year linkage group LG01, OgorEven_v1.0, whole genome shotgun sequence. Protein-coding genes within it:
- the rev1 gene encoding DNA repair protein REV1 isoform X1 encodes the protein MSRDGRRKRDRDDNGWASRGGYMSAKVSKLDEQFKMDAPREKQKDGVCSSIFTGVAIYVNGYTDPSADELRRLMMLHGGQFHMYYSRSKTTHIIATNLPNSKIQELRDQKVVRPEWITDSIKAGHLLSYLQYQLYAKQKGLSFPSVSVRQGQEAAGLSHSLPVPSLNNLIPVLSNPSPSLGKPLSSHSHLHIDNLLPQPNQCNPLAGDLNPQPRHFSPGHCFLSPYSSNHLYSDPGHIPHHPPSQGQAKPGCIQPLAPADTHLQTPGPIPAHPSHEHSKPGHAQPQSSLSFSNHLQHSYRDLDFRLNGSLLTYDKMRTAQINWVQEGGGEDPCPVRPTRGATDPPLTNGHTHPVNGALKPLDLSPNPTLPTDTPLNPDRKSTGGSVSLHPASPLSNSPLKSDPPKLLHSPPRNPTPPPVSHHRHHEQLANEQRPKPPPPTYQEATAALASRPLVLPPPKPRQSDSPPEKPLPLDNPNLSTSPVRLNGSHHNAFTPNPAPLETNSLSAIPSNPAPPDSDHQSVLAKTGGIISEFYSHSRLHHISTWRSEFSEYVNTLQSRRRATGGATFPGRDRLKRQRREGLSAAPGPQSCILHVDMDCFFVSVGIRHRPDLKGKPVAVTSNRGPGRVAQRPGVDRQLELQYYQRKYSHAGVSERKDGDLEEMTSAESHVSHGNGVDPDTTCLSMAEIASCSYEARQAGVRNGMFFGQAKQLCPSLQSVPYDFQAYKEVALAMYETLASYTHNIEALSCDEALVDCSALLAELGATPEELASAIRTDVRERTGCTASVGMGSNILLARMATRKAKPDGQYLLRSEEVDDFIRDHRVTSLPGVGRSMGAKLASLGVRSCGDLQQVSLQQLQKEFGPRTGQTLFRFCRGLDDRPVRSEKERKSVSAEMNYNIRFTQVDEAESFLSNLSMEVQKRLQGAGLRGRRLTLKVMVRKVGAPVEPSKYGGHGICDNLARSVTLAQSTDSGQLIASEVIKLFHSMRLEVQDLRGVGLQVQLLDGAHSAPYDPSGPKTRSIRDMLLAQRPPAQHNHTDSLADAPVADSTTNQGKSSSARVPPPCSTLRPPSPADPIPGTSKEEPLPSTRTPNHVRTRLNLSIEVPSPSQVDRSVLDALPAELREQVERSWTHREKERSHNGSHHHPSSPHPSSLLSSPSSPPTPAALPVGTLVLQIPNQPGQPGSTGIILELPDFSQVDPEVFAALPRELQEELRSAYSRRETAQAQGIIMAEQRNPLLQLKQVGVGRVKRRYKKKNTNSSPIKKGPSPLKRPHPPGNSPAKALQHPLRSRDLSNGLKLENGPSTSSLKQDVPETLSKFTPRPEPTLAGACDFTDVRTLLREWVTTISEPMEEDILQVVKYCTDLIEDKDLEKLDLVIKYMKRLMQQSVESVWSMAFDFILDNVQVVVQQTYGSTLKIT